A section of the Malus sylvestris chromosome 17, drMalSylv7.2, whole genome shotgun sequence genome encodes:
- the LOC126610888 gene encoding F-box/kelch-repeat protein At3g06240-like encodes MAFPANLMLHILSRLPVKSLVRFASVRKAWDALIRDSHFISQHLRLNISKTGCLVVKYRSQITRKHVISLLLLDGYVLSDLEIPSVMDSNHLKFVGSCNGLLCLAHDTFANLGSPIILWNPAMAEFRVLPDSLIGSANVHNARVSGVALGFGYHPLLDDYKLVRIVSLSRSNTPCIRAEVYSLKTDCWLEINTFYFDIYEPSCTAVNGFLYWIAYGRVESELILSFDMRNEAFGQLQLPDLNVLGSPMCKKLAALKESLYLMAYTFSGRQKEFYVWQMVEQNAEVLWKLECTIGPLLGVERPLGCGLYGEIYIESSRGELVLYDPTTQETKNVPTRGLRFSSEVHFYVESLVSTNGQGESRTRD; translated from the coding sequence ATGGCCTTTCCTGCGAACCTGATGCTCCACATTCTCTCCAGATTGCCCGTCAAATCTCTGGTTCGATTCGCCTCGGTGCGGAAAGCATGGGATGCTCTGATCAGGGACTCCCATTTCATTTCTCAGCACCTCCGTCTCAACATTTCGAAAACCGGATGCCTAGTGGTAAAATATCGTTCACAAATTACTCGTAAGCATGTCATTTCTCTGCTGCTTTTAGATGGTTATGTGTTATCAGATTTGGAGATACCATCTGTGATGGATTCCAATCACTTGAAATTCGTGGGATCTTGCAATGGGTTACTTTGTTTAGCTCATGATACTTTTGCCAATCTTGGGTCGCCTATAATTTTGTGGAATCCTGCCATGGCGGAATTTAGGGTCCTCCCAGACAGTCTAATCGGTAGTGCCAATGTACATAATGCGCGGGTCTCCGGTGTTGCTCTTGGATTCGGGTACCACCCGCTTCTTGATGACTATAAGTTGGTGAGGATTGTCTCTTTGTCTCGCTCGAACACACCTTGCATCCGCGCGGAGGTGTATTCGCTGAAAACGGACTGTTGGCTGGAGATTAATACGTTTTACTTCGATATTTATGAACCTTCGTGCACTGCTGTGAATGGTTTCCTTTATTGGATTGCATACGGCAGGGTTGAGTCCGAACTGATCTTATCGTTTGACATGCGTAATGAGGCGTTTGGGCAGTTACAGTTGCCGGATTTAAACGTTTTAGGAAGTCCAATGTGCAAAAAACTCGCGGCGTTGAAGGAGTCTCTTTATTTGATGGCCTATACTTTCAGTGGAAGGCAAAAGGAGTTTTATGTGTGGCAAATGGTTGAGCAGAATGCTGAGGTGTTATGGAAATTGGAATGCACAATTGGACCCCTGCTCGGAGTTGAGAGGCCGCTGGGCTGCGGTTTATATGGCGAAATATATATCGAAAGTAGCAGAGGCGAGCTGGTTTTGTATGATCCAACTACTCAGGAAACTAAAAACGTTCCAACTCGTggccttcgtttttcttcagaAGTCCATTTTTATGTGGAGAGCCTAGTTTCGACTAATGGACAAGGTGAAAGTCGTACAAGAGACTAA
- the LOC126611997 gene encoding WAT1-related protein At1g25270-like isoform X1: MGQKQMCCSTSIVQGLKPVLMMLVVQTAYTGMNIFYKLVAEVGMSLTVLVAYRNMFSAALMLPLALICERKSRPKLTLDILLQGFLSGLLGATMAQNFYIESLALTSTTYVAACNNLVPVITLIIAVCFRLESLALATHAGRAKVVGTLVCIGGTMLFTFYKGKPIAMWSTHFNLLRNCLHESSHVASLHKNTHTQLLGSFLALCSSTSFACWLIFQTKMTKRYPCHYSSTALMSLMASIQSVVFALCKERDWNQWKLGWDIRLLAALYTGVVTTGLVVTLTAWCVRMRGPLFVSVFNPLCLLLIAFAAPLLLNEKLYLGSILGGLLVVCGLYTVLWGKSKEMKMMTQLPQPPLQDQHSHSIDMATSSVHTTTCDSNAQPMSNAPMNNGLKENIEH; the protein is encoded by the exons atgGGGCAGAAACAGATGTGTTGTAGTACCAGTATAGTACAAGGGTTGAAGCCAGTGCTGATGATGTTGGTGGTTCAGACGGCATATACAGGGATGAATATATTTTACAAACTGGTAGCGGAAGTTGGCATGAGTTTAACTGTTCTCGTTGCCTACCGTAACATGTTTTCTGCAGCCCTTATGCTTCCTCTTGCTCTTATATGTGAAAG GAAGAGCAGGCCCAAACTTACCTTAGATATACTGCTTCAAGGTTTTCTCTCCGGATTATTGGG GGCAACAATGGCACAAAATTTTTACATAGAGAGCTTAGCCTtaacatcaacaacatatgttgCAGCCTGCAATAATCTTGTTCCAGTAATCACCCTCATTATAGCAGTATGTTTTAG GCTGGAGAGCTTAGCACTTGCAACACATGCAGGAAGGGCAAAGGTTGTGGGGACACTAGTGTGTATAGGAGGGACCATGCTCTTCACGTTCTACAAAGGAAAACCTATTGCCATGTGGTCAACACACTTTAACCTTTTACGTAACTGTTTGCATGAAAGCAGCCACGTGGCATCACTGCATAAAAACACTCACACTCAGTTGTTGGGCTCCTTTCTAGCACTCTGCAGTAGCACCTCATTTGCGTGTTGGTTGATATTTCAG ACGAAAATGACGAAGAGATACCCTTGCCATTACTCAAGCACAGCTCTAATGTCTCTCATGGCATCAATTCAGTCTGTAGTATTTGCGCTTTGCAAGGAGAGGGATTGGAATCAATGGAAGTTGGGTTGGGATATCAGACTTCTTGCTGCTCTGTATACG GGAGTGGTCACGACTGGACTCGTAGTGACTCTAACTGCATGGTGCGTACGAATGCGAGGGCCGTTATTTGTGTCAGTTTTCAACCCACTTTGCCTTTTGCTGATAGCCTTTGCTGCGCCTTTGTTGCTGAATGAAAAGTTATACCTAGGAAG CATATTAGGAGGGCTTCTAGTTGTATGTGGATTATACACGGTGCTTTGGGGTAAAAGCAAGGAAATGAAGATGATGACTCAATTGCCACAACCACCACTTCAAGATCAGCACTCCCATTCCATTGACATGGCAACATCTTCAGTTCACACTACTACTTGCGATAGCAATGCACAACCAATGTCAAATGCTCCAATGAACAATGGACTCAAAGAAAACATTGAGCATTAA
- the LOC126611997 gene encoding WAT1-related protein At1g25270-like isoform X2, translated as MGQKQMCCSTSIVQGLKPVLMMLVVQTAYTGMNIFYKLVAEVGMSLTVLVAYRNMFSAALMLPLALICERKSRPKLTLDILLQGFLSGLLGLESLALATHAGRAKVVGTLVCIGGTMLFTFYKGKPIAMWSTHFNLLRNCLHESSHVASLHKNTHTQLLGSFLALCSSTSFACWLIFQTKMTKRYPCHYSSTALMSLMASIQSVVFALCKERDWNQWKLGWDIRLLAALYTGVVTTGLVVTLTAWCVRMRGPLFVSVFNPLCLLLIAFAAPLLLNEKLYLGSILGGLLVVCGLYTVLWGKSKEMKMMTQLPQPPLQDQHSHSIDMATSSVHTTTCDSNAQPMSNAPMNNGLKENIEH; from the exons atgGGGCAGAAACAGATGTGTTGTAGTACCAGTATAGTACAAGGGTTGAAGCCAGTGCTGATGATGTTGGTGGTTCAGACGGCATATACAGGGATGAATATATTTTACAAACTGGTAGCGGAAGTTGGCATGAGTTTAACTGTTCTCGTTGCCTACCGTAACATGTTTTCTGCAGCCCTTATGCTTCCTCTTGCTCTTATATGTGAAAG GAAGAGCAGGCCCAAACTTACCTTAGATATACTGCTTCAAGGTTTTCTCTCCGGATTATTGGG GCTGGAGAGCTTAGCACTTGCAACACATGCAGGAAGGGCAAAGGTTGTGGGGACACTAGTGTGTATAGGAGGGACCATGCTCTTCACGTTCTACAAAGGAAAACCTATTGCCATGTGGTCAACACACTTTAACCTTTTACGTAACTGTTTGCATGAAAGCAGCCACGTGGCATCACTGCATAAAAACACTCACACTCAGTTGTTGGGCTCCTTTCTAGCACTCTGCAGTAGCACCTCATTTGCGTGTTGGTTGATATTTCAG ACGAAAATGACGAAGAGATACCCTTGCCATTACTCAAGCACAGCTCTAATGTCTCTCATGGCATCAATTCAGTCTGTAGTATTTGCGCTTTGCAAGGAGAGGGATTGGAATCAATGGAAGTTGGGTTGGGATATCAGACTTCTTGCTGCTCTGTATACG GGAGTGGTCACGACTGGACTCGTAGTGACTCTAACTGCATGGTGCGTACGAATGCGAGGGCCGTTATTTGTGTCAGTTTTCAACCCACTTTGCCTTTTGCTGATAGCCTTTGCTGCGCCTTTGTTGCTGAATGAAAAGTTATACCTAGGAAG CATATTAGGAGGGCTTCTAGTTGTATGTGGATTATACACGGTGCTTTGGGGTAAAAGCAAGGAAATGAAGATGATGACTCAATTGCCACAACCACCACTTCAAGATCAGCACTCCCATTCCATTGACATGGCAACATCTTCAGTTCACACTACTACTTGCGATAGCAATGCACAACCAATGTCAAATGCTCCAATGAACAATGGACTCAAAGAAAACATTGAGCATTAA
- the LOC126610887 gene encoding probable sugar phosphate/phosphate translocator At1g06470 encodes MVESDLTTERVEYTEANYAQSGTQVSGLRREPSFSRWCDEDGTVHFDHLDATAEEESDFELPKLQQGELENSILDKDRYLSTKSQKRNMHLNGGDTMDDASNQVGGNGNEEYLPFDIENGSAREVQGVDSSNSMHNHKALPSNSENPITLPNVLKTLFFVLVWYTFSLMLTLYNKSLLGDHLGKFPAPFMMNTVHFTMQAVLSKAITWYWSNRFQTGVVMSWRDYLVKVVPTAIGTAMDVNLSNASLVFISVTFATMCKSAAPIFLLLFAFAFRLESPSVRLSGIILIISLGILLTVAKETEFDFWGFIFVMLAAVMSGFRWCMTQILLQKEDFGLRNPLTLMSFVTPVMAVLTAILSLVFDPWDELRENNYFDNPGHIGRSLLLMLFGGTLAFFMVLTEFILVSVTSAVTVTIAGVVKEALTILVAVIYFHDEFTRLKGAGLFIIILGVSLFNWYKYDKLKARHTREDDMEEPVTTNNAAKYVILEEMDEQDDGR; translated from the exons ATGGTAGAGAGTGATTTGACCACAGAAAGGGTTGAGTACACGGAAGCCAACTACGCTCAGAGTGGGACCCAAGTGTCAGGTCTTCGCAGGGAGCCCTCATTCTCTCGCTGGTGCGATGAAGATGGGACAGTGCATTTTGATCATCTGGATGCTACTGCAGAAGAAGAGTCTGACTTTGAATTGCCCAAGCTCCAACAGGGTGAGCTAGAAAACAGTATTTTAGATAAGGACAGATACCTCAGTACAAAATCTCAGAAGAGAAATATGCACTTGAACGGTGGTGATACCATGGATGATGCTTCTAACCAGGTTGGTGGGAATGGAAACGAGGAGTATCTGCCCTTTGATATCGAGAATGGGTCTGCAAGGGAGGTACAGGGTGTTGATAGCTCCAATTCTATGCATAACCATAAAGCATTACCGTCCAATTCAGAGAACCCTATAACTCTTCCAAATGTGTTGAAGACATTGTTCTTTGTACTTGTATGGTACACTTTCAGCCTGATGTTGACCTT GTACAATAAAAGTCTGTTAGGAGATCATTTGGGGAAGTTTCCTGCTCCCTTTATGATGAATACAGTTCATTTCACAATGCAAGCTGTTTTGTCGAAGGCAATCACATGGTATTGGTCTAATAGATTCCAAACTGGTGTTGTTATGTCATGGAGAGATTACTTGGTGAAAG TTGTACCCACGGCTATTGGAACAGCAATGGATGTTAATCTAAGCAACGCATCCCTTGTTTTTATATCTGTCACGTTTGCCACAATG TGCAAATCCGCTGCTCCTATATTTCTCCTCctatttgcttttgctttcag ATTGGAGTCACCAAGCGTTAGACTTTCGGGGATCATATTAATTATCTCCCTCGGAATACTATTAACAG TTGCAAAAGAGACAGAATTTGACTTTTGGGGATTCATTTTTGTCATGCTTGCTGCTGTAATGTCCGGCTTCCGTTGGTGCATGACTCAAATTCTTTTGCAG aaagaagattTTG GTTTGAGAAATCCGCTTACTTTGATGAGCTTTGTGACCCCAGTGATGGCAGTATTAACTGCCATTCTCTCTCTTGTCTTTGATCCGTGGGATGAACTTAGAGAAAACAATTACTTCGACAATCCAGGGCATATCGGTCGAAGTTTGTTGCTGATGCTTTTTGGTGGAACCCTTGCCTTTTTTATG GTATTAACAGAATTCATTCTTGTCTCAGTAACCAGTGCTGTCACAGTAACAATAGCAGGTGTTGTTAAGGAGGCTCTCACTATATTG GTTGCAGTCATTTACTTCCACGATGAATTTACCAGGTTGAAAGGAGCTGGACTCTTTATAATTATTCTTGGTGTTAGTTTATTCAACTGGTACAA ATACGATAAGCTTAAGGCACGTCATACAAGGGAAGATGACATGGAGGAACCAGTCACGACAAATAATGCTGCAAAATATGTTATTCTTGAGGAAATGGATGAGCAAGATGATGGCAGATGA